The Rhodohalobacter sp. SW132 DNA segment TATTTCAACTGATACTTCGAAATCCTGGTTATCAGTAAATCCCATAGAAATCATTTCCTCTTCAAATTCGTATTCCCAGCTATCCTCGTAGTTTAAAGGGAATACAAAATCTACTCTGTAGGGGCTTGAAATCACTACATATTCTTCGTTGCCATCTTCGAACGTTCCAACTTCGCCATATGAAAGTCCTTCACCGGTTGCATCATCAATACTGATGTACGTATAGAAAGTCTCAAATTCAAAACCCTCCGGCACGTCTTCTCCGGTATCATACACATCAATATCAAAAGCTAAAATGAAGTCAGCTTGCGAGAAATGCGGATTATCGCCGCCCGGAGCATCTCCTGTGTTTGGCGATACAGAATAACTGCCCTCAATTCTTCCGTCAAATTCTATCCCGGTAAAATCCCATGTTTGATCGGCACCGGACTGGTCTATCAGTGGTAAAATTGACTCTGAGTCAACACTCAGTTCCTGAACTGTTAACTGATCATTCTCATACGACTGTAAAATATCCTGTTGAGAAACAGATATCTGGGCCTGTACCCCATCAATTCCAAATAATAAAACGACAAAGAAGATGAGAGATAAATGAAATCTTTTTGAATTTGTACCTGATAATTGCATATAAATTTTTTGTAGTTAAAAATTATATATCCTAAATAGTAAATAATCTGGCAAGTATCACATATAAATCCCTGTTTTTGGATTCTAAGTTTCCTGGGGTGCTTGAAATTGGATAATTTGATTTGATGTCATCATAATCTGACGATCTCTTTCTGTCCACCCCTGCCATAAGTCATTAACTCTTTAACCCGATACCTTTTTCTCTACCCTTTGATCACAGCAAGAGGTTTAAGTTCAATTTCGATATCAATCAGGTCTTTTTGCAATTTCATGACCTCCTCGATGTCTTTATAACTTCCCGGTGCTTCATCGAGATCTCCCTGTGAACGTATGGCGTGAATGACGCCCATTTTTTCAAGCATTTCCGTCTCTTTTTCTACATCCAGGCTCCGCTTTGCTTCTGACCGGCTCATCACCCTTCCGGCTCCGTGAGAGCACGATTCAAACGATTGTTCATTCCCTTTTCCTCTCACGATATAGGAGTTTGCACCCTGTGAACCGGGAATCATACCCAGTTCATCTTTTCTCGCCCTGGTGGCTCCTTTGCGGTGTACAATCACATCTTTTCCGTAGTGATGTTCCCAGGCTGCAAAATTGTGAGGCTTGTTTATAAAGTTTGAAAAGGCTGTTCCCGGAATGATTTCTGTAATTGCACTCTTCACTCTTTCCATCATCAGTTTTCGGTTTTGAAGGGCAAACTCGATGCAATAATTCATCTCATTCATATAGCTCGTAAAATCCCCGGAATCCATCGGGAAAAATGAGAGATCTTTCGGGACTGAACTGTTCATCGATTGATTCAGTTTCTTTGCCTTTTCGTTGTAGTGCTTAGCTACGGTATACCCGATGTTACGTGAACCGGAATGAATCATAATCCAAACATACCCATCAGAGCCTTTCTGGAGCTCAATAAAATGGTTTCCCCCGCCAAGCGTACCCACCTGA contains these protein-coding regions:
- a CDS encoding T9SS type A sorting domain-containing protein translates to MQLSGTNSKRFHLSLIFFVVLLFGIDGVQAQISVSQQDILQSYENDQLTVQELSVDSESILPLIDQSGADQTWDFTGIEFDGRIEGSYSVSPNTGDAPGGDNPHFSQADFILAFDIDVYDTGEDVPEGFEFETFYTYISIDDATGEGLSYGEVGTFEDGNEEYVVISSPYRVDFVFPLNYEDSWEYEFEEEMISMGFTDNQDFEVSVEIDSWGQVITPNGTHDVLRKKIIQTTAESGSQGEEIDYEFIDENGRTVATIEVSQSSEEISASIMSYEMATSNEPVNELSSSFQLNQNYPNPFNPSTIISFDLPVSSNVTLEVFDMTGRRVAELADGHRSAGTHEITFQADHLPSGVYTYRLTADGVSMSRSLTLIK
- a CDS encoding RtcB family protein, with protein sequence MEKVVTTEKLPIKMWLSDLEEGALSQAKDLANLPFAFKHIAIMPDSHRGYGMPIGGVLAAEAEIIPNAVGVDIGCGMCSLRTDLEEINTDDLKKMMGIIRDTVPVGFNHHPQKQDEKWMPDLEKSLPIVEQEYENAMSQVGTLGGGNHFIELQKGSDGYVWIMIHSGSRNIGYTVAKHYNEKAKKLNQSMNSSVPKDLSFFPMDSGDFTSYMNEMNYCIEFALQNRKLMMERVKSAITEIIPGTAFSNFINKPHNFAAWEHHYGKDVIVHRKGATRARKDELGMIPGSQGANSYIVRGKGNEQSFESCSHGAGRVMSRSEAKRSLDVEKETEMLEKMGVIHAIRSQGDLDEAPGSYKDIEEVMKLQKDLIDIEIELKPLAVIKG